A single genomic interval of Anopheles marshallii chromosome 2, idAnoMarsDA_429_01, whole genome shotgun sequence harbors:
- the LOC128719722 gene encoding histone-lysine N-methyltransferase ash1: MTIVKSNTIDATNPADNAKSPLSSSSSSSSSSDSDDGSDSSSDSDSSSASTSKTSSKQSSGGGVPSEKLQQFSVMSSDSAGLRMKIAIPRSQSNATPTPSPTSLGSNQQQLMQQDLPSPSGSADRRAKNVGNTPSEGPTATSAQQLPPTGSTGSKIDSFKEANAKKGSNPNGKSAMVEGSSRCRTSSTQQVSAEGRKTMTTAAALKQGRTSDNRVHERARTSHSKSNKRSSSGNGSSASRTKKSVSESDSSSPSSTFSSCTSNSDSDSSSTVGDNSNHNPSDKSKPTTGRTATNARTTTSTTTTAGNAIAAGKKQKILKRKMANRTVTSSSSDEEDEDEMPSGRSGSKSGAASRTNEFTTSDSSSSDEGGKGLSALRAKGKNAQTKLPGVPPSAKSGTLFSKEGGLLTLATSGGTGLLFNRPPLSTSTPAKQHGAFPPSLGGGVSTVGGDGGLTAEGGSCSSDNELPALVSAAIRRVESGSDAESIRGLSAPTQQYTSSLLRDFVVKTQMLGSVGGNETLAGVGATGGTSANSAVNASGIGGGSPSSSSSSSSSSGSTSSSSSSSMEEGADPVIGSAGPEPGGGGPFELDVRKIKTESPIISTAPGASAGRNTSLVNGLTAGMKSDAQIPAAPVVKRRGRPPKSSLTNAAAPAVGTRPSVSSRSVSIPTVIESPDSGILSTHSSTDSPKTDKARPNLLMRSNLEAGSLSSTRRSKSEVRGGDSTGMNAILPASGSPHGGNALSAPTAVGSSSRKSTTAYSLSSCLDRNTYATERVLYPPRGPKKRGVGRPPKKDTAQQQQSSSGRGSVNVPQAGSTTSHLSEDRLDPHWQKIDISKKFHEPRLSGYKSDGGHSTICCSKRLASQSGYISDYGGVGAGSGRSRLSGYKSDYSSRSRRSCSRGAGYRSDYGRAKSCGYRSDCSTRHRKQVRRKRRKKIGHQQQQHEQHHNNNLNDRKNYNASSDGGGGGSTKSASVGELEIMFMAGLTLGSTSDEDSSSTSSSTSSSSAESRESLFSDNSGMDRSALSLVDKAKRVTPEKGRKGSTKQLDKPTVKMLRAPRKPTPPKTVAKGRVVKATERSGVRGSKSISTPTIDRRRKSNHLKGNKEDERSDDDVVDRRFGDRSRTKPSQAIVKEPPPPSPKPSIAATASVALKQKSSAMIKKPGTRGRPPSVKKQPGGTGSGSNTASSSKSLGSLNALLAPENRATLVLPTNNFDRVFASMSNKQQPSGSANESKSAIYTFSSSTVGSKNAFATFLQRGAAEGASKDDIEDNGKLMAVKKLPLSKANVIKNSEECNRRFQKSSSSFALSVGGGVGGIAGSVDLMARIADGTIPKASPTKSVCSKRSRRKSCTSDRLEVMSVKSYGVIGSCGKIRQRRLSTMSRCSSRSAGSRHAAARMKRRKKRLRSMSVAPGATSDVLNAGVAASSSGLDLKFNVEVDRLSESFSGMCRIVGGSADTGTSSGGRSVSSAEETTSTNVPAVTAPSGKAHQTKRSIKKRKASEHVTDSPSATGGGNAMGSGGTGGPAGNGGGGGSGTGKRRNKKSVPTQSPDDHKLPLKKRHYLLTPGEKGNNSDNNSGVDEVKSTGGGSGANGGIGQGSAGSGGGSTNSSFPGSHTVLNPCAFTSGRLSVNSAAAGSSVSGAATKAVTPKKRHLLKSPEPGPVPTDTELQLQQIKSSNSPLTIVNGGITGTAGDNGSSPPEGLAVGRKGITDFVISGSPSSGIGHSTTGTGGSKKKHNRQQEVSGALSHTGTAESSAGAHLHHHHHHNHHHHHHRSTPPARPSVIQSSASVLPSGSGGFTSTSSGPPPGVFEPTVDLELVIPPPTSIPSLIAKVEMLDSPRLGKDSASAIGSGNITTKLESDELQVLTAAQRKASGLGAGSGVLATVTPTTASSEKVLEKLLTKTGAHHLLLKKKRKKPNRTGFPTVKKKKKKTPESDPLDAALSVIDLKPEVGPDLFDSSNLTRHVPSEAEKTRLKEKHQLSTGKSASCDRVPKDGEPTDSFIERHSGVGRPRLSVVSLEKLQGKLPLAAGTRDVATTPPATGGRGRKSVINPLAPEHQLTHRSQERGRKDDSALAGTGRKGKRKHEVQKAPPDSGSKRKGAAVEVDNRSTKERNRSKSVSVSAEQHQLPNIMRLSETLSKGAAKENKENSKFSSGRSPSAVGKKSNKESAASTDTSPEGDSAGAIRRTRSSSVALDPSEVKKIHQDAEDSVGKGTSQSSTPVRLHSWAVAGIHNEDSTSLDSMPLLKRIHSRSISRLQSVTTPTVLLEPLATSPKTPGRPRGRPRTTSPITATETPNSPTTGRGRPRTALAITGNTSVASTDRVSSSPLRSPTASPTVGAVGGGAVAGRKKQKRDGRKSVPPVIAEPIESAHLAPRVSASKSVTPTPPVGIVIPARLKRGKSDEILRSQQHEKPAKKAKKDNSASAEPSPETAHPVSKRHQITSPIVEPVEPEETAHILKPASSTEELEHDPLPPDEGPSDFLRLSDTPSPTSSGEARELPSGSGGRVTSKKLPRKKYITAGLFSDCYKDDGTGGEGRSGPKAPPETLLPPPAYCERFLRRTVRDFQLPYDLWWLQENGKLPGRNSVPSWNYRKIRTNVYYDVKPNPSTDNPQCNCKPDSGCQDDCLNRMVYTECVPEHCPCGDRCRNTSIQRHEYAPGLERFMTEEKGWGIRSREPIIKGTFIMEYLGEVVTEREFKERMRTLYLNDTHHYCLNLDGGLVIDGHRMGSDCRFVNHSCAPNCEMQKWSVNGLFRMALFALRDILPNEELSYDYNFSLFNPSEGQPCRCGSEQCRGVIGGKSQRIKPIPLGSSNGSTGHRNPSEAGTDTDPSKSGGSDGSAGANGPASGGGLVVELSPRSAARSRKRQAKKNQPIVHLNGTPLPTFHPPTVKERVLIAEHHCFLLRNLNKIRRQKERAATMVSTGGAGGGTGMSATDGGAGATSGADQTSSGKPSLASQISALRCPRNIRTRGLAFVEDDPELEKTARIAVALKDICTEIATLKDDKGIPFISKLQLPSKKKIPLYYERIPKPIDLAQIETNIEQGVYRMPKVFEDDLLIMLSNAIKYYGINSPEGVASEALKSHYYTCKQQQVPKLQAYIGEENELLRGFVPKKEPEEETGVPKPKRGRRQEQTEDIIRCICGLFKDEGLMIQCSKCLVWQHIECTKADPAVENYLCEKCDPRDVNYEIPLNEFTEEGYQYYISLMRGKLQIRQTDTVYVLRDIPMSPDPNNPSAPVRKHTYETIGKIEYSECDIFRVESLWKDKDGRRFVYGHHYLRPHETYHEPTRRFYPNEVMRVPLYEVIPIELVVDRCWVLDPITFCKGRPVDSSEPHVYICELRVDKSARLFSKISRHSHPVCMKSYAFHKFEQKLKIAKTFAPHDLGSLAHLLSIRDRQKKGSKKDDGNGGQSSTGSAGGSSGFSGAGGSHSSGSKKMTPIIQLLPPPPKTGLSIERTLAVQPPTVEAKSPRKSKTLAEKRNRLEQVLSRLMQKLALNPNALPVVDISYLLTGRGARLRRTNNSTPVPVI; this comes from the exons ATGACCATCGTGAAAAGCAATACAATAGACGCCACAAACCCAGCGGACAACGCGAAATCACCTttatcctcatcatcatcgtcgtcctcATCCTCCGATTCGGACGATGGGTCCGATTCGTCGAGTGATTCCGATTCTTCGTCGGCATCTACGAGCAAGACGAGCAGTAAGCAGAGCAGTGGAGGAGGTGTTCCATCCGAAAAGCTCCAACAGTTTAGTGTTATGAG TTCCGATAGTGCCGGACTTCGAATGAAAATAGCTATTCCTCGAAGCCAATCCAATGCGACACCAACGCCTTCACCAACGTCGCTCGGATCCAACCAGCAGCAACTGATGCAACAAGATCTTCCGTCACCATCAGGATCAGCTGATCGGAGAGCGAAAAATGTAGGAAATACCCCAAGCGAAGGTCCAACCGCAACGTCCGCACAACAGCTGCCACCTACCGGATCCACTGGTAGCAAAATCGATTCCTTCAAGGAGGCCAATGCGAAAAAAGGATCCAACCCTAATGGGAAGAGTGCCATGGTGGAGGGTTCAAGCCGATGTAGAACATCGTCCACCCAACAAGTGTCTGCCGAAGGTCGTAAAACAATGACAACAGCGGCAGCTCTAAAGCAAGGCAGAACGTCTGATAACAGGGTACACGAGCGAGCAAGGACATCGCATTCAAAGTCCAACAAACGTTCCTCCTCGGGAAATGGGAGCAGTGCGAGCCGGACGAAGAAAAGTGTTAGCGAAAGTGATTCCAGTTCACCCAGCTCGACCTTCTCGTCCTGCACGAGCAACAGTGATAGCGATTCAAGCAGCACAGTTGGTGACAATAGCAATCATAATCCAAGCGATAAATCTAAGCCGACGACGGGACGAACTGCCACCAACGCAAGGACGACAACATCGACGACTACGACTGCTGGAAACGCCATCGCCGCtggcaaaaagcaaaaaattcTCAAACGGAAAATG GCAAATCGTACTGTTACTTCCAGCAGTAGCGATGAAGAGGACGAAGATGAAATGCCGAGTGGCCGTAGTGGCAGCAAAAGTGGTGCTGCGAGTCGTACCAACGAATTCACTACGTCCGACTCTAGCTCTTCCGACGAGGGTGGAAAAGGATTGTCTGCTCTACGAGCGAAAGGGAAGAATGCGCAAACCAAGCTGCCTGGTGTACCACCCTCCGCCAAAAGTGGTACATTGTTCAGTAAAGAAGGTGGTCTTTTAACACTGGCAACATCAGGAGGAACGGGTCTATTATTCAACAGGCCCCCGCTTTCGACATCAACACCAGCAAAACAGCACGGAGCCTTTCCACCCTCGCTCGGTGGCGGAGTATCTACGGTAGGAGGAGACGGAGGACTTACTGCGGAAGGTGGTTCGTGCTCTAGCGACAACGAACTTCCGGCGCTAGTCAGTGCGGCAATCCGCCGCGTCGAAAGTGGATCCGATGCGGAAAGCATCCGTGGATTGTCCGCTCCAACGCAACAGTACACATCCAGCCTTTTGCGCGACTTTGTGGTGAAAACACAAATGCTTGGCTCGGTCGGAGGAAATGAAACACTTGCAGGTGTGGGGGCAACAGGGGGCACTTCCGCCAACAGTGCCGTAAATGCAAGTGGCATTGGAGGCGGTTCGCCAtcttcgtcgtcatcgtcgtcatcttcGTCGGGATCAACGTCTTCTTCGTCATCTTCATCGATGGAGGAAGGAGCAGATCCAGTGATAGGGAGTGCCGGTCCTGAACCGGGAGGTGGTGGACCATTTGAACTAGATGTTCGTAAAATTAAGACTGAATCTCCCATAATTTCAACGGCCCCGGGTGCTTCCGCCGGTCGAAACACATCACTTGTAAATGGGCTTACTGCGGGCATGAAATCCGATGCACAGATACCAGCGGCACCTGTCGTGAAACGTCGTGGGCGTCCACCAAAATCTAGTTTGACAAACGCCGCAGCTCCTGCAGTTGGCACACGACCATCAGTTTCTTCTAGATCAGTTTCTATTCCGACCGTAATTGAATCACCCGATTCGGGAATTCTTTCCACGCACAGTTCTACCGATTCGCCCAAAACTGACAAAGCAAGACCCAATTTACTAATGAGATCTAACCTGGAAGCGGGAAGTTTATCCTCAACCCGTCGCAGCAAATCAGAAGTGCGTGGAGGAGATTCGACTGGAATGAATGCCATACTACCCGCCAGTGGATCGCCACACGGTGGAAACGCGCTATCTGCTCCAACTGCCGTCGGAAGCAGTAGTCGAAAGTCTACCACGGCATATTCGCTTTCCTCCTGCCTAGATCGAAACACGTACGCAACCGAGCGAGTTCTTTATCCACCGCGAGGACCTAAGAAACGGGGTGTCGGTAGACCTCCGAAGAAAGATAccgcacagcaacaacaatcatCTTCGGGAAGGGGGTCCGTTAATGTACCGCAAGCAGGATCTACTACTTCACACCTGTCGGAAGATCGGCTTGATCCTCACTGGCAAAAGATAGATATCAGCAAAAAGTTCCACGAACCGCGACTCAGCGGTTACAAAAGTGATGGTGGTCATTCGACAATCTGTTGCAGCAAGCGACTCGCCTCTCAAAGTGGTTATATTAGTGATTACGGTGGTGTAGGAGCAGGCAGTGGGCGCAGTCGTCTTTCGGGATACAAATCGGACTACAGTTCACGTTCGAGACGTAGCTGTAGCCGCGGTGCAGGCTACCGGAGTGACTACGGAAGGGCAAAAAGCTGTGGCTATCGAAGTGACTGCAGTACACGGCACCGGAAGCAGGTTAGGCGGAAACGGCGCAAGAAAATTggacaccagcaacaacagcacgaACAACATCACAACAATAATCTCAACGATCGGAAGAATTATAACGCATCTAGCGATGGTGGAGGAGGTGGTAGTACTAAATCGGCAAGTGTAGGTGAGTTGGAAATCATGTTCATGGCCGGACTGACACTGGGGAGTACAAGCGATGAGGATAGCAGCAGTACGAGTAGCagcacaagcagcagcagtgctgAAAGTCGTGAGAGCTTATTTTCGGACAATTCGGGAATGGATCGTTCAGCATTGAGTTTGGTGGACAAAGCTAAACGAGTAACACCTGAAAAAGGTAGGAAAGGTAGCACGAAACAGCTAGACAAACCGACAGTTAAGATGCTGCGAGCACCGCGTAAACCTACCCCACCGAAAACGGTTGCAAAAGGGCGTGTTGTAAAAGCAACGGAACGATCCGGAGTTCGTGGCAGCAAAAGCATATCCACCCCAACGATCGATCGGCGAAGGAAATCTAATCATCTAAAAGGCAACAAGGAAGACGAACGTTCAGATGACGATGTGGTGGATCGACGATTTGGGGACAGAAGCCGTACCAAACCATCGCAAGCGATTGTGAAGGAGCCGCCACCTCCGTCACCAAAACCTTCAATCGCTGCGACGGCTTCAGTGGCTCTCAAGCAAAAGTCATCAGCAATGATAAAGAAACCGGGTACCCGTGGTCGTCCACCGTCTGTGAAAAAACAGCCTGGCGGAACTGGCTCTGGAAGTAACACCGCATCGTCCAGTAAATCGCTCGGGAGTTTGAATGCTTTACTCGCTCCGGAGAATCGTGCTACGCTTGTGCTTCCCACGAACAATTTCGATCGAGTGTTTGCTTCAATGAGCAATAAACAACAGCCATCTGGGTCGGCCAACGAGTCCAAATCGGCCATTTACACGTTCTCCAGCTCGACCGTGGGTTCAAAAAACGCTTTCGCAACGTTTCTACAACGTGGCGCAGCGGAAGGTGCGTCGAAAGACGACATTGAAGACAATGGAAAATTGATGGCGGTCAAGAAGCTTCCCTTGTCGAAGGCAAACGTGATCAAGAACTCGGAGGAGTGTAATCGTAGATTTCAAAAGTCAAGCTCTTCGTTTGCGTTATCCGTCGGTGGAGGTGTTGGTGGTATTGCCGGATCGGTCGATCTGATGGCGCGAATTGCGGACGGAACCATACCGAAAGCGTCGCCAACGAAATCGGTCTGTTCGAAACGTAGCCGCAGGAAGAGTTGTACCAGCGATCGTTTGGAGGTGATGTCGGTGAAAAGCTACGGAGTGATTGGAAGCTGCGGTAAGATCAGGCAGCGACGCTTGAGTACGATGAGCCGGTGCAGTAGTCGATCGGCTGGATCGAGACATGCTGCGGCCAGAATGAAGCGACGCAAAAAACGGCTACGTTCGATGTCTGTCGCACCAGGTGCTACGTCAGATGTGCTTAACGCAGGAGTAGCTGCCAGTTCGTCGGGACTGGATTTGAAGTTCAATGTCGAGGTCGATCGTTTGAGCGAAAGTTTTAGTGGCATGTGTCGTATCGTTGGTGGATCGGCTGATACGGGGACATCATCAGGTGGCCGTTCGGTGAGCTCTGCAGAGGAAACGACATCGACAAATGTTCCTGCAGTGACAGCGCCGTCCGGCAAAGCACATCAAACGAAGCGATCGATAAAGAAACGGAAAGCTTCGGAACATGTTACCGACTCTCCATCAGCGACGGGTGGGGGAAATGCAATGGGAAGTGGTGGAACCGGTGGACCGGCAGGAAATGGAGGTGGCGGAGGTAGTGGAACGGGTAAACGACGTAACAAAAAATCAGTACCAACGCAGAGTCCTGATGATCATAAGCTTCCACTGAAGAAACGTCACTACCTACTGACACCCGGTGAGAAAGGTAACAACAGTGATAATAATAGCGGAGTGGACGAAGTTAAATCAACGGGTGGCGGAAGTGGTGCTAACGGCGGTATTGGTCAAGGATCTGCTGGATCCGGTGGCGGTTCTACCAATTCCAGCTTTCCCGGTAGTCACACTGTGTTGAATCCGTGTGCCTTTACCAGTGGCCGATTATCGGTCAACTCTGCGGCGGCTGGTTCGTCCGTATCAGGAGCAGCTACCAAAGCTGTAACACCGAAGAAACGTCACCTATTGAAGTCACCTGAACCGGGTCCCGTTCCGACCGACACCGAACTACAGTTACAGCAGATAAAATCGAGTAATTCTCCACTAACAATCGTGAACGGAGGGATCACAGGCACAGCTGGAGATAACGGAAGTTCACCGCCCGAAGGGCTAGCGGTTGGAAGAAAGGGAATTACAGATTTCGTCATCAGTGGAAGTCCGTCCAGTGGTATTGGTCACTCTACTACCGGTACAGGTGGAAGCAAGAAGAAACACAATCGCCAACAAGAAGTATCAGGAGCTTTGAGTCACACCGGAACGGCTGAGAGTTCTGCTGGAgcccatcttcatcatcatcatcatcataatcatcatcatcatcaccatcgttcGACGCCACCGGCACGTCCGTCTGTTATACAATCGTCTGCATCCGTACTCCCTTCGGGTTCCGGTGGGTTCACTTCAACCTCTTCTGGTCCACCGCCCGGTGTGTTCGAACCAACGGTAGATCTGGAACTCGTGATACCTCCACCCACGTCGATACCATCTCTCATTGCCAAAGTGGAGATGCTAGATTCACCCCGTCTTGGTAAAGATTCGGCCAGTGCCATCGGATCTGGCAATATCACAACCAAGCTCGAATCTGACGAACTTCAAGTGTTAACTGCTGCACAACGTAAAGCGTCCGGTTTGGGTGCTGGAAGTGGGGTACTTGCAACCGTCACCCCCACGACAGCTTCCTCCGAGAAGGTGCTCGAAAAGTTGCTCACCAAAACGGGCGCTCATCATTTGCTGCTGAAGAAAAAGCGCAAgaaaccaaaccgaaccggcTTTCCAACggtcaagaagaagaaaaagaaaacaccagaAAGTGACCCATTGGACGCTGCGCTGTCGGTGATCGATTTAAAGCCGGAAGTGGGACCGGATCTATTCGATTCCTCCAACCTGACGCGTCACGTACCGTCCGAGGCGGAAAAAACGCGCTTGAAGGAAAAGCACCAATTGTCCACCGGCAAAAGTGCATCGTGCGATCGCGTTCCGAAGGATGGCGAACCGACGGATAGCTTCATCGAGCGCCATTCGGGCGTTGGAAGGCCTCGTCTGTCGGTGGTGAGTTTGGAGAAGCTGCAGGGTAAACTGCCACTCGCAGCAGGAACACGTGACGTGGCCACAACTCCACCGGCGACTGGTGGCCGTGGTAGGAAGTCGGTAATAAATCCGCTTGCGCCAGAGCACCAGTTGACGCATCGATCACAGGAAAGAGGCCGTAAGGATGATTCCGCACTGGCTGGCACAGGCcggaaaggaaagagaaagcaCGAAGTGCAAAAAGCACCACCGGACAGTGGTAGTAAGCGTAAAGGAGCGGCGGTAGAAGTAGATAATCGTTCGACTAAGGAACGCAATCGCAGCAAGAGCGTGTCGGTTTCGGCGGAACAGCATCAGCTACCGAACATCATGCGGTTAAGTGAGACCCTGTCGAAAGGTGCGGCTAAagagaacaaagaaaacagtAAGTTTTCTTCCGGCCGATCTCCATCAGCGGTcggaaagaaatcaaacaaagagTCTGCGGCGAGCACTGATACCTCTCCAGAGGGTGATAGCGCGGGAGCCATTCGGCGTACTCGCAGCTCCTCGGTGGCACTTGATCCGTCAGAGGTGAAGAAAATACATCAAGATGCGGAAGATTCCGTCGGGAAAGGAACGTCACAGTCGAGCACACCGGTACGATTGCATTCGTGGGCCGTTGCTGGCATACATAACGAGGATTCCACGTCGCTGGATTCAATGCCACTGTTGAAGCGTATCCATTCGCGGTCAATCTCGCGATTACAGTCGGTGACAACGCCGACCGTTTTGCTGGAACCGTTGGCAACTTCACCGAAAACTCCTGGACGTCCGAGAGGTCGTCCGCGAACAACTTCACCCATCACGGCAACGGAAACGCCAAATTCTCCCACCACTGGACGTGGTCGTCCACGAACAGCGCTGGCAATCACCGGCAATACTTCAGTTGCGTCCACCGATCGTGTTTCGTCGTCTCCGCTCAGATCACCGACGGCAAGCCCGACTGTTGGCGCTGTAGGTGGTGGTGCAGTAGCAggcagaaagaaacaaaaacgagaTGGTCGCAAATCCGTTCCTCCTGTTATTGCAGAACCGATCGAAAGCGCTCATCTTGCGCCAAGAGTAAGCGCTTCAAAGTCTGttacaccaacaccaccggtAGGGATTGTAATTCCAGCACGATTGAAACGTGGCAAAAGCGATGAAATTCTACGTTCTCAGCAGCACGAAAAACCTGCTAAGAAAGCTAAAAAGGATAATTCCGCTTCCGCAGAACCATCGCCTGAAACGGCGCATCCAGTATCGAAGCGACACCAAATCACATCACCGATCGTGGAACCAGTCGAGCCAGAAGAAACGGCCCATATTCTTAAGCCAGCCAGTTCAACCGAAGAACTAGAACACGATCCACTTCCACCGGACGAAGGACCATCGGACTTCCTGCGGTTAAGCGACACTCCATCGCCAACTTCTTCCGGCGAAGCGCGTGAATTACCTTCGGGGTCGGGTGGACGTGTCACGAGCAAAAAGTTACCTCGTAAGAAATACATTACAGCGGGCCTGTTCTCCGATTGCTACAAGGATGATGGTACCGGTGGTGAAGGTCGTTCGGGACCGAAAGCTCCACCGGAAACGCTGCTTCCTCCACCAGCTTATTGCGAGCGCTTTTTGCGTCGTACAGTGCGTGACTTTCAGCTACCGTACGATCTCTGGTGGCTGCAGGAGAATGGTAAACTTCCGGGTCGAAACTCTGTACCCAGTTGGAACTATCGCAAAATTCGCACCAACGTGTACTACGACGTGAAACCGAACCCATCGACGGACAACCCACAATGCAATTGCAAACCGGACAGTGGCTGCCAGGACGATTGTCTCAATCGAATGGTATACACCGAATGTGTACCGGAACACTGTCCGTGTGGTGATCGCTGCAGGAATACGAGCATCCAGCGCCATGAGTACGCCCCTGGACTGGAACGGTTCATGACGGAGGAGAAGGGATGGGGTATACGGTCGCGGGAACCCATAATAAAGGGTACTTTCATAATGGAGTATCTCGGTGAGGTGGTGACGGAGCGCGAGTTCAAGGAGCGAATGCGAACGCTGTATTTGAATGACACGCACCACTACTGCCTGAACCTGGACGGAGGATTGGTGATTGATGGTCATCGGATGGGGAGTGATTGCCGGTTTGTGAACCATTCCTGTGCACCAAACTGTGAAATGCAAAAGTGGTCCGTGAATGGATTGTTCCGGATGGCACTGTTCGCCCTGCGGGACATTCTGCCGAATGAGGAGTTAAGTTATGACTACAATTTCAGCCTGTTCAACCCTTCCGAGGGACAACCTTGCCGCTGCGGTTCGGAGCAGTGCCGTGGTGTAATTGGGGGAAAATCGCAACGCATCAAACCCATTCCGCTCGGTTCGTCCAACGGCAGTACGGGACACCGCAATCCATCCGAGGCCGGTACCGATACGGATCCCAGCAAGTCGGGCGGATCTGATGGATCTGCTGGCGCAAATGGACCGGCAAGTGGTGGTGGACTGGTGGTCGAACTGAGTCCACGTAGCGCAGCCCGATCGCGCAAACGACAGGCGAAGAAAAATCAACCGATCGTGCATCTTAACGGTACACCTTTACCGACATTCCATCCGCCAACGGTGAAGGAACGTGTACTGATAGCCGAACATCATTGCTTCCTGCTGCGCAATCTCAATAAGATCCGCCGTCAGAAGGAACGTGCAGCTACGATGGTATCCACCGGAGgggctggtggtggtacgGGAATGTCTGCAACAGATGGTGGTGCAGGAGCAACTTCGGGAGCCGATCAAACGAGTTCTGGAAAGCCGTCACTTGCATCTCAAATTTCCGCGTTACGCTGTCCGCGCAATATTCGCACACGAGGACTCGCCTTCGTCGAGGACGATCCGGAATTGGAGAAAACGGCACGCATCGCTGTGGCACTAAAGGACATATGCACCGAAATTGCCACTTTGAAAG ATGATAAAGGAATACCCTTTATCAGTAAACTTCAATTGCCatcgaagaagaaaattcCGCTCTACTATGAGCGTATCCCGAAACCGATCGATTTGGCGCAGATTGAGACAAACATCGAGCAGGGTGTGTATCGTATGCCGAAAGTATTCGAAGATGATCTGCTGATCATGCTCAGCAACGCGATCAAATACTATGGCATCAATTCACCCGAAGGCGTAGCATCGGAAGCGCTCAAATCGCACTACTATACCTGCAAACAGCAACAGGTACCGAAGTTGCAGGCTTACATCGGTGAAGAGAACGAACTGCTGCGAGGTTTCGTGCCGAAGAAAGAACCCGAAGAGGAAACAGGTGTGCCGAAACCTAAACGTGGTCGTAGACAAGAGCAAACGGAAGACATTATACGGTGCATCTGTGGACTGTTCAAGGACGAGGGTTTGATGATCCAGTGCTCGAAATGTCTCGTCTGGCAGCACATCGAGTGTACCAAGGCAGACCCAGCGGTGGAGAACTATCTGTGCGAGAAGTGTGATCCGCGCGATGTAAACTACGAGATTCCATTGAACGAATTTACAGAAGAAGGTTACCAATACTACATCTCGCTTATGCGCGGTAAGCTGCAAATTCGTCAGACAGATACGGTGTACGTGCTGCGTGACATTCCGATGTCACCGGACCCGAACAATCCGAGTGCACCGGTGCGGAAGCACACGTACGAAACGATTGGTAAGATCGAGTACAGCGAGTGTGACATCTTCCGTGTGGAGAGCCTCTGGAAGGACAAGGATGGCCGGCGGTTTGTATATGGTCATCACTATTTGCGGCCCCACGAAACTTATCACGAACCGACGCGACGCTTCTATCCGAACGAGGTGATGCGGGTACCACTGTATGAGGTCATTCCTATTGAGCTGGTGGTCGATCGGTGCTGGGTGCTCGATCCGATCACTTTCTGCAAAGGACGCCCGGTCGACAGTTCCGAACCGCACGTTTACATCTGCGAGCTGCGCGTTGATAAGAGTGCGCGGCTCTTTTCGAAGATTTC